In one window of Thermoanaerobaculia bacterium DNA:
- the rpmB gene encoding 50S ribosomal protein L28, translating to MAQGCHFCGKSAVSGNRVSHAHNVTKRRWHPNVKSVRAVVGGATRHVNACTRCLRSGKVVKPAVRSKTATA from the coding sequence ATGGCCCAGGGATGTCACTTCTGTGGAAAATCGGCGGTCTCGGGCAACCGGGTCAGCCATGCCCATAACGTCACGAAGCGGCGGTGGCATCCGAACGTGAAGAGCGTCCGCGCCGTGGTCGGGGGCGCGACCCGTCACGTCAACGCCTGCACCCGTTGTCTCCGGAGCGGCAAGGTCGTGAAGCCGGCCGTCCGATCGAAGACCGCGACCGCCTAG